GCTGCCTGGCGGAAATTCCCCAAGCTAAAGCTCTGGTACCCCTTAACGTAAGCCTCGTAGGCTTCTTTTCCGAAAACCTGCGCTTTTTCCGCAAGCTGCAGAAAGTACTGCGCTTCTTTAAGGTTTGGGTCGAGTTCCAGAGCCTTCGCGAAGAGGGACGTGGCTTTCTTCATATCTCCCCGCTCATACCAGATTTTTCCCCAGAGAAGGTACACCGGCGCCCAGGATGGGGCAAGTTCTGAGGCCCGCTCAACGTACTGCAAAGCTTCGTCCAGCCTCTTCTGGGAAAGGCAGAACGAGGCAAGGCGAAAGTACGCCTGAGCCACCGGCAATGCCGAATCCCCATACGTACGCTTGAGTACCTCGAGGTACTGCTCCCAGGTTTCGATTTCCCTTGCCCACCATCGCGTCGTCCGGTACATAGAGGCAAGGTAGTAATAGGCTTCTGAATATCCGGGTTCCTTCCGTATGGTCTCCCGGGCAAGGGAAAAGGCCTTCTGCCAGAGAGGAAGGTCGGGGTACTGGTTCTCTCCGTAAGTCCGAATAGCCTCATCCATAACCACAAGACCTTCGTAGAGCGGAAAGAGATTCTCAAGGGAAAAAGGAAGGGAAATATCGAGGGAGGGGGAAATGCCAAGTTCTGGGGCAGCACTCTGCAAAAGGTGCACCACGAAATCTCGAACCCCCTCGAGCCCGAAAGCAGTGCTTGGAATGTCCGCGTAAGTTCCTTCCTTCACGTTGAAAATACGAGGACTCACCACAATTCTCTCTTTACCTGCTACTTCCCGATACCGGAAGGTTCCCACAAGTACATGAGTGCATCCGAGTCTTTTGCCAAGGCTTTGGGCTGTAATCGGGACAAGGACATCGTTCCAGGAAATTCGCGATTCCCGAACAGCGTTATCCCCTAAAACCACATCGTAAACCTCAACGTACTTCTCAAGTTCCCGTCGCGCGAGATCTCGAAGAAGGTATCCCAAGAAAGCCTTTTCTCCATCTCGGGGGACAAAGGGGAGGAGAAGCACCTGGGGACGATCGGCCCCCAAAGCCGGGAGAATCCCCAAAAACCAAATAAGAAGGGAAAAAACAGTGACCCTCCACAGCCACGTCCTGAAAACCACCCTACTCCTCCTCTCCCGGTTGGGTGGCAATGGCCATACGCTCCACTCCAGCCCGTTTCAAGAGGTCCATGAGCTTCACCACTCTCCCATGGAGGACTTCCCGGTCAGCTTCAATGACCACGGCCACATGGGGGTCTCTGCGGAGCTCAGGGATTACAAGGCCTGGGAGCTCCTTCCAATCGGTGAGCACCCCGTTGAAGTAGAGGGTGTTGTTCTTGGTCAGCGTCACAGTAATGGTCTTTGCCTCCTCAAGGCGAGAGAACTGAGCCGCCGGGAGGTTCACCTGGGCTCCGGTTTCAACGCTCACGAAGGTCGTGGTGACGATGAAGAAGATGACAAGCTGCAAGACCACATCCACAAGGGGGGTAACGTTGATCTGGGGCTCAACCCTCTTCTTCCATCGCCGGAACCGGAACATCTTCTCCTCTCTCCTTTGGGAGCTCCTCTTTGGGGAGAGGAGCACTCTCGATGACCTCTAAAACCTCACCAGCCACACGCTCGATATCCCCCACAATGCTCTCAGAAAGGTGCGAAAGGTAGTGGTGCATGACGACGGTGGGAATGGCCACCGAAAGACCGGCAGCGGTGGTGAGGAGAGCCTCTGAGATTCCCCCTGCCATCTCGGTGGGTTTCCCCACCCCTACGGCAGCAATAACCGCAAAGGTTCGGATCATCCCGGTCACCGTTCCCAGAAGCCCAAGGAGGGGGGAGATATTGGCCACCACCACAAGGGTGGAGAGACGCTTCTCAAAGAAGGGGAGCTCAAAGGAAGCAACGCTCTCCATGGCTTCCCGAGCCTCTCGGGGGTGGCCATTGAAGTACTTCTTGAGCCCTGCAAGGATAATCCGGGAGGCAGGATTGGGGTGACGGCTCGAGAGCTCGAGAAGACCCTTCAGGTCTCTCTGGGAAAGGAGCTTCCGAACCACCCGGAGGTACTTGCGGATTCGCTCTCTCGAGTAACGGAGAACGTACCATCGCTCGATGAAAACGGCCAAGGCTATGACTGAGCAGGCCACAATGGGGTACATGACGTACCCACCCTTTGCGATGACTGAGAAGATTTGCATAGTTACCTCCTCCGTAGAGGAATTACCCAAACCTTCCGGTAAGGTAATCTTCCGTTTCTTTTCGGCGGGGATTCGTGAAAATCTGAGCGGTAGGACCGAATTCTATAAGGCGACCCATGAGAAGGAAAGCGGTGTAATCGGACACCCTTGCTGCCTCCTGCATGTTGTGCGTCACAAGGACAATGGTGTACCGTTCCCGGAGTTTTTTGATGAGTTCCTCAATACGAGCCGTGGCAATCGGGTCAAGAGCAGAAGCTGGCTCATCCATGAGGAGGATTTCGGGTTCTACGGCAATGGCCCGAGCAATGCAGAGGCGTTGCTGCTGGCCACCCGAGAGTTCAAAAGCCGAGGCATGGAGCCGGTCCTTAACCTCGTCCCACAGTGCTGCCGCTTTGAGGCTCTCTTCGACCCTTTCCTGGATGGCTCTCTTGTTCCTCCAGCCCTGTACTCGCAGGCCATACGCCACATTTTCAAAGATGCTCTTGGGGAAGGGATTAGGACGCTGGAAAACCATCCCGATGCGGCGACGCAATGCAACCGGGTCCACCGAATCTCCATAGATGTTCTCTCCATCAAGAAGAATTTCTCCCTGCACCCTGAGATTCTCGTAGAAATCGTTCATTCGGTTGATACTCCGAAGAAGTGTTGATTTCCCACAGCCCGAGGGACCGATAATGGCCGTTACCCTATTCTCCGGAATTTCCAAGGTGATGTCGTAAAGAATTTGTTTCTCCCCAAAGAAAACGCTGAAATTCCTTATGCTGAGCTTTACCCTTTCTTTGAGCACCCTACCACTTCCTCACCGAGCGAAGTCTTTGCCGGAGGAGAATAGCAGAAAGGTTCACCAAAAGCACGAGTGCAAGAAGCACTAAGGCTGTTCCATACGCCATAGGAATCTGCTTTTCTGGATGCGCTCCCTCAGTCACGAGCCCATAGATATGGTACGGAAGAGCAAGGACCCGGTCAAAAGGAGAACGGGGAAGCCCTCGAGCGTAAAAGGTTGCCGCCGTAAACATGATGGGAGCAGTCTCCCCCGCCACCCGTCCCACAGCGAGGATGAGACCCGTCAAGATGCCCGGAAAAGCTGCGGGAAGAACAACTCTCCGCACTGTTGTCCAGCGGGGAGCTCCCAGAGCAAGGGAGGCCTCCCGGAAAGAATACGGCACACTCCGCAGGGCCTCCTCACAGGAGGCAATGACCACAGGAAGCGACATGATACCAAGGGTCAGGGACCCAGAAACAATGGAAACGCCAAAGCCAAAGAGTTTAACAAACACTGCAAGCCCAAAAAGCCCAAAGACAATTGAAGGAATACCTGCGAGGCAGTGAATGGCTCGTCGGATGAGCTGCAAGAAAGGACTGGACCGAGGGGCGTACTCTACAAGGTACACTGCAGTGAAGACCCCAAGAGGCAACGATACCAGGGTACTCCCCAGGACAAGGTAGAGCGTGCCCACAATGGCCGGAAAGATACCGCCTTCACTCATGCCTCTCCGAGGAAAAGAAAAGAGGAACTCCAAGCTGATAACCCCGCTCCCTTGAAGAGCAACAAAGCCCACAAGAATTCCCAGCACAAGACCAATGACCACCATTGCAAGCCCACAGAGCGTAAACCAAAATTTTTCGGATACTCCCTTTGCCTGTAGCTTCACCTCTTCCAAACCTCCCGGCGACTGAAAGAGGCTACGGCAAGGTCAAGCAGAAGGGTAATGAGAAAGAGAACAACTGCCACCAGAAAAAGCACCCGGTAGTGTAAACTCCCAAAGGGTGTTTCTGCCATTTCGGCAGCGATAGTAGCCGTCATGGTCCGCACCGGTTGGAGAAAGGAACGAGGAATGAGCGCCGCTCCACCTGCGACCATGAGTACAGTCATCGTCTCTCCAATAATTCTCCCTGCTCCGAGAATCACCGCAGCTCCAAGGCCTGAAGAAGCAGCAGGCACAACCACTTCTCTAATGGTCTCCCATCGTGTTGCCCCCAGGGCAAAAGCAGCCTCCCGGTAATCCCTCGGCACAGCAGTGAGCGCGTCTTCCATAACACTGACGATAACCGGAACAGCCATAATTCCAAGGAGAAACGAAGCAGTCAAAGCGGTGAGACCCGTGGGAAGCTGAAAGATCCTCTGCACCAAAGGCGCAAGAAGGACAACACCAAAGAACCCGTAAACCACCGAGGGAATTCCCGCAAGGATCTCGACGATTGGCTTCAGGATTTCCCGCACCCTCCGAGGGCAAATTTCGGCAAGAAAAACTGCAGCAAGAAACCCCAAAGGGACGGCAAAGGCAAGCCCTCCCAGGG
This Candidatus Caldatribacterium sp. DNA region includes the following protein-coding sequences:
- the pstC gene encoding phosphate ABC transporter permease subunit PstC, which translates into the protein MNLEKATKDAAFWILSIVAFSSVAFVFGIIIVLFMEGLPALFQISFFDFFFGRRWYPVSSPPQFGLLPLLTGSLFVTLGGLAFAVPLGFLAAVFLAEICPRRVREILKPIVEILAGIPSVVYGFFGVVLLAPLVQRIFQLPTGLTALTASFLLGIMAVPVIVSVMEDALTAVPRDYREAAFALGATRWETIREVVVPAASSGLGAAVILGAGRIIGETMTVLMVAGGAALIPRSFLQPVRTMTATIAAEMAETPFGSLHYRVLFLVAVVLFLITLLLDLAVASFSRREVWKR
- a CDS encoding MotA/TolQ/ExbB proton channel family protein, which encodes MQIFSVIAKGGYVMYPIVACSVIALAVFIERWYVLRYSRERIRKYLRVVRKLLSQRDLKGLLELSSRHPNPASRIILAGLKKYFNGHPREAREAMESVASFELPFFEKRLSTLVVVANISPLLGLLGTVTGMIRTFAVIAAVGVGKPTEMAGGISEALLTTAAGLSVAIPTVVMHHYLSHLSESIVGDIERVAGEVLEVIESAPLPKEELPKERGEDVPVPAMEEEG
- a CDS encoding phosphate ABC transporter ATP-binding protein, which produces MLKERVKLSIRNFSVFFGEKQILYDITLEIPENRVTAIIGPSGCGKSTLLRSINRMNDFYENLRVQGEILLDGENIYGDSVDPVALRRRIGMVFQRPNPFPKSIFENVAYGLRVQGWRNKRAIQERVEESLKAAALWDEVKDRLHASAFELSGGQQQRLCIARAIAVEPEILLMDEPASALDPIATARIEELIKKLRERYTIVLVTHNMQEAARVSDYTAFLLMGRLIEFGPTAQIFTNPRRKETEDYLTGRFG
- the pstA gene encoding phosphate ABC transporter permease PstA translates to MEEVKLQAKGVSEKFWFTLCGLAMVVIGLVLGILVGFVALQGSGVISLEFLFSFPRRGMSEGGIFPAIVGTLYLVLGSTLVSLPLGVFTAVYLVEYAPRSSPFLQLIRRAIHCLAGIPSIVFGLFGLAVFVKLFGFGVSIVSGSLTLGIMSLPVVIASCEEALRSVPYSFREASLALGAPRWTTVRRVVLPAAFPGILTGLILAVGRVAGETAPIMFTAATFYARGLPRSPFDRVLALPYHIYGLVTEGAHPEKQIPMAYGTALVLLALVLLVNLSAILLRQRLRSVRKW
- a CDS encoding biopolymer transporter ExbD is translated as MFRFRRWKKRVEPQINVTPLVDVVLQLVIFFIVTTTFVSVETGAQVNLPAAQFSRLEEAKTITVTLTKNNTLYFNGVLTDWKELPGLVIPELRRDPHVAVVIEADREVLHGRVVKLMDLLKRAGVERMAIATQPGEEE